The Proteus vulgaris genome has a segment encoding these proteins:
- the ydhC_1 gene encoding Inner membrane transport protein ydhC, with the protein MESLFPSVCHDVFYSGGIQNTKGLILEQVQHDISLNMSQVGSLITFFQIGFLVASLLTGYFTDKKGLKVMMFIGSLMMAVGLTGTSLAFNVMLFFGFYLVIGLGIGSMLVSIVTVIPTFYKEKAGMMFNVSNAMFGVGMIVTPLILQYLFSHSISWRTFYVGVAVIVAVIILVLSTLKIESSAQVDMKFSDFLELLTQKSLLLVILFITLYVAAEAAFLNFFPIFYTSMDIGNMSNAQKAETAAYVISSFAFLFTIGRFIGGFINLALGDRKTLILFSLFSLIAIIVSRIFVQDVVYLFMVFGFALSVLFPTAAAVATKLTSKSGSVMGLIYVASGLGGALAGSLIGQVSESYNVSVGFNLIIVFVALFFIISLFIRKQQQ; encoded by the coding sequence ATGGAAAGTCTTTTTCCTTCTGTTTGTCACGATGTTTTTTACTCCGGTGGCATTCAAAATACAAAAGGGCTGATCCTCGAACAAGTTCAACATGATATTTCATTAAATATGAGCCAAGTAGGTTCATTAATTACCTTTTTCCAAATCGGCTTTTTAGTCGCCAGTTTATTAACGGGCTATTTTACCGATAAAAAAGGGTTAAAAGTCATGATGTTTATTGGCTCATTAATGATGGCTGTTGGTTTAACAGGAACCAGCCTTGCTTTCAACGTGATGCTATTTTTTGGCTTTTATCTGGTCATTGGTTTAGGGATTGGCTCAATGCTTGTCTCTATCGTTACTGTTATTCCAACTTTCTATAAAGAGAAAGCAGGAATGATGTTTAACGTCTCTAACGCCATGTTTGGTGTAGGGATGATTGTTACGCCTCTTATTTTACAATATTTATTCTCACACTCTATTTCATGGCGTACCTTTTATGTTGGTGTTGCCGTTATTGTTGCTGTGATTATTTTAGTATTAAGTACGTTAAAAATAGAAAGTAGCGCACAAGTCGATATGAAATTCAGTGACTTTTTAGAGTTGCTGACACAAAAGTCACTGTTGCTGGTTATTTTATTTATCACTTTATATGTGGCAGCCGAAGCCGCGTTCTTAAACTTCTTCCCTATTTTCTATACCTCTATGGATATTGGGAATATGAGTAATGCACAAAAAGCAGAAACCGCCGCTTATGTTATTTCTAGTTTTGCATTCTTATTTACTATCGGTCGTTTTATTGGTGGCTTTATTAACCTTGCACTGGGTGATCGTAAAACATTGATTTTATTCTCACTGTTCTCGCTTATTGCCATTATTGTTAGCCGTATCTTTGTGCAAGATGTTGTTTATCTATTTATGGTATTTGGTTTTGCATTATCTGTGCTATTTCCAACAGCCGCAGCGGTTGCCACAAAATTAACTAGCAAAAGTGGCTCGGTGATGGGACTTATTTATGTAGCTTCAGGATTGGGCGGAGCGTTAGCAGGTTCATTAATCGGTCAGGTTTCAGAAAGCTATAATGTTTCTGTTGGCTTTAACCTAATTATCGTATTCGTCGCCCTCTTCTTTATCATTTCTCTGTTTATCCGAAAACAACAACAATAA